Proteins encoded by one window of Dermochelys coriacea isolate rDerCor1 chromosome 13, rDerCor1.pri.v4, whole genome shotgun sequence:
- the PKIG gene encoding cAMP-dependent protein kinase inhibitor gamma isoform X1: MEIEPSYTDFISCDRTGRRNAIHDIQGDSTTISMRKLAGDISKLSIEGAGSQAAAAASEKEPEVRLKGQNGTPPS; this comes from the exons ATGGAGATTGAGCCCTCGTACACTGACTTTATTTCCTGTGATCGCACTGGGCGGAGGAACGCTATCCATGACATCCAAGGAGACTCAACCACTATCAGCATGCGGAAGCTGGCAGGCGACATAAGCAAGCTCTCCATTGAAGGAGCAG GaagccaagctgctgctgctgcttctgagaaGGAACCTGAAGTGAGACTCAAAGGGCAAAATGGCACCCCCCCATCATGA
- the PKIG gene encoding cAMP-dependent protein kinase inhibitor gamma isoform X2: MEIEPSYTDFISCDRTGRRNAIHDIQGDSTTISMRKLAGDISKLSIEGAGKCARRGNCHGLPRLSLKGQDI; encoded by the coding sequence ATGGAGATTGAGCCCTCGTACACTGACTTTATTTCCTGTGATCGCACTGGGCGGAGGAACGCTATCCATGACATCCAAGGAGACTCAACCACTATCAGCATGCGGAAGCTGGCAGGCGACATAAGCAAGCTCTCCATTGAAGGAGCAGGTAAGTGTGCAAGGCGAGGAAACTGCCATGGGCTCCCTAGGCTTAGCCTGAAAGGCCAAGATATTTAA